A genomic segment from Arcobacter acticola encodes:
- a CDS encoding DMT family transporter, producing MRSKLYELRADLLLLSVAIAWGVTFLMVQDAINSTPVYAFLFFRFGIASILMFFIAYKYLNQINKRTIFYGVILGTFLFSAFATQTFGLLYTKSSIVAFITGLNVIFVPFLAYLIFKDHISKKVFIAAIVAVIGLYSLTMSGTLTVGIGEFLTLICAFLFALQIIYTGKFSKEVNVFLLVLFQLITVTILSLIFSLSLDDVTFNLSYDYAFFKAVLITAIFATVYAFLIQTYMQQFTTASKTAIIFAMEPVSAAIFAYFMISETLTSIQLSGAVLIVLATIIAEVKFKRKLKHTL from the coding sequence TTGAGATCAAAATTATATGAATTAAGAGCAGATTTATTACTTTTATCTGTGGCCATTGCTTGGGGTGTTACATTTTTAATGGTTCAAGATGCCATAAACTCAACTCCTGTTTACGCTTTCTTATTTTTTAGATTCGGCATTGCATCAATTTTAATGTTTTTTATAGCTTATAAATATTTAAACCAAATAAACAAAAGAACTATTTTTTATGGTGTGATATTAGGAACATTTCTATTCTCAGCTTTTGCTACGCAAACTTTTGGACTTTTATATACAAAAAGTTCTATTGTTGCATTTATCACAGGATTAAATGTTATTTTTGTTCCATTTTTAGCTTATCTGATTTTTAAAGATCATATATCAAAAAAAGTTTTCATTGCTGCAATTGTAGCTGTTATTGGTCTTTATTCACTTACTATGTCTGGAACTTTGACTGTTGGAATTGGAGAATTTCTTACTTTAATATGTGCATTCCTATTTGCTCTTCAAATAATATATACAGGGAAATTTTCAAAAGAGGTAAATGTATTTTTATTAGTACTATTTCAACTAATAACCGTTACGATTTTATCTTTAATTTTTTCATTAAGTTTAGATGATGTTACTTTTAATCTATCTTATGATTATGCATTTTTTAAAGCTGTATTAATAACAGCTATATTTGCAACTGTTTATGCTTTTTTAATTCAAACATATATGCAACAATTCACAACTGCTAGTAAAACAGCCATTATTTTTGCAATGGAACCCGTAAGTGCAGCTATATTTGCATACTTTATGATTTCTGAAACATTAACTTCTATTCAATTAAGTGGTGCTGTATTAATTGTTCTTGCAACTATAATTGCTGAAGTCAAATTTAAAAGAAAACTCAAACATACTTTATAG
- a CDS encoding AraC family transcriptional regulator, which yields MKKNTYEKRTKIANDAMNYIYKYIDTDINIDDLSIELNISKFHLHRIFKDEFGKNIYESIKSIRLQKASNLLITNKYSTITDIANMTGYSSQTSFLRAFKERFIMTPKMWKSGGYKEYSNKIVEKILNPNNLIDKNIDFSKIEPSIVKMPELKAYYIRHQGYDISIKKTWQKLQTWIYTNDLKDYKQMALHHDNPIITPLEECQYIAMIVLENENGSLENLSLPTLNIPKGIYAKFSLRGKYGDVIKLIQWVYHTWLIESGYETTTNPSYTIYYKNHFLSSDEEFILDYYLPIKYV from the coding sequence ATGAAGAAAAATACCTATGAAAAAAGAACAAAAATTGCTAATGATGCTATGAATTATATTTATAAATATATAGATACTGATATTAACATTGATGATTTAAGTATTGAGTTGAATATTAGCAAGTTTCATTTGCATAGAATTTTTAAAGATGAGTTTGGGAAAAACATCTATGAAAGTATAAAATCAATTAGATTACAAAAAGCATCAAATTTATTGATTACAAATAAATACTCTACTATTACAGATATAGCAAATATGACAGGGTATAGTTCACAAACTTCTTTTCTACGGGCCTTTAAAGAAAGATTTATTATGACTCCTAAAATGTGGAAAAGTGGAGGTTACAAAGAGTATTCAAATAAAATAGTTGAAAAAATATTAAACCCAAATAATTTAATAGATAAAAATATAGATTTCTCAAAAATAGAACCAAGTATTGTAAAAATGCCTGAACTAAAAGCATATTATATTAGACACCAAGGTTATGATATAAGTATTAAAAAAACGTGGCAGAAACTTCAAACTTGGATTTATACAAATGATTTAAAAGATTATAAACAAATGGCATTACACCATGATAATCCAATTATCACTCCCCTTGAAGAGTGTCAGTATATTGCAATGATTGTTCTTGAAAATGAAAATGGATCTTTAGAAAATCTATCTTTGCCTACACTTAATATTCCTAAAGGTATTTATGCAAAGTTTTCTTTAAGAGGCAAATATGGAGATGTAATAAAGCTTATTCAATGGGTTTATCATACATGGTTGATAGAAAGTGGATATGAGACAACAACAAACCCTTCATACACTATTTATTACAAAAATCATTTTCTAAGTAGTGATGAAGAGTTTATCTTAGATTATTATTTACCTATAAAGTATGTTTGA
- a CDS encoding PLP-dependent aminotransferase family protein, which yields MKRSFIREILESIDETTISFAGGLPSEKLFPVEDIKTATMKIFDNPKVFQYGVSNGIAELREKIAARYTKEGFPTRKDNILITTGSQQGMYILAKYFESKDITIEEPSYLGAMNIFRLNHLNMKGVELENNGVNIEKFNESFKETKLAYLIPDFQNPSARTYSDEKREQIARIVSEEDGILIEDSPYSELFFDKKNTSISVKIPKNSFHLGSFSKTLVPSLRIGWIRADEKLLQSLMIIKESIDLHSCGISQYILNEYLKDEEKYEKHLQDIRDDYEKKANFFCEQLDKYLPEFKYEKPKGGMFLYGSFEGIDSFALVQKCIEKKVVYVPGNQFYIDKVPNGEIRFNYTHSTFEQIEKGIQLIKSCL from the coding sequence ATGAAACGATCATTTATTAGAGAAATCCTTGAATCAATTGATGAGACAACAATCTCATTTGCAGGTGGACTGCCAAGTGAAAAGTTATTCCCTGTAGAAGATATAAAAACAGCAACTATGAAGATATTTGATAATCCAAAAGTATTTCAATATGGAGTTAGTAATGGAATAGCAGAGTTAAGAGAAAAAATAGCTGCTAGATATACAAAAGAAGGCTTTCCTACAAGAAAAGACAATATTCTAATTACTACAGGAAGCCAACAGGGTATGTATATTCTTGCTAAGTATTTTGAGAGTAAAGATATTACTATTGAAGAGCCTTCATATTTGGGAGCTATGAATATTTTTAGATTAAATCATCTGAATATGAAAGGTGTAGAACTTGAGAATAATGGTGTTAATATTGAAAAATTTAATGAAAGTTTTAAAGAGACAAAATTAGCATACTTAATTCCGGATTTTCAAAATCCATCTGCAAGAACTTATAGTGATGAAAAAAGAGAGCAAATAGCAAGAATTGTTAGTGAAGAAGATGGAATTTTAATAGAAGATAGTCCATATAGTGAGCTATTTTTTGATAAAAAAAATACAAGTATTAGTGTAAAAATTCCAAAAAATTCATTTCATTTAGGATCTTTTTCTAAAACATTAGTTCCAAGTCTTAGAATTGGTTGGATTAGAGCTGATGAGAAATTACTTCAATCTTTAATGATTATAAAAGAAAGCATTGATTTACACTCATGTGGAATTTCTCAATATATTTTAAATGAGTATTTAAAAGATGAAGAAAAATATGAAAAACATCTTCAAGATATTAGAGATGATTATGAGAAAAAAGCAAACTTCTTTTGTGAGCAATTAGATAAGTATCTTCCTGAATTTAAATATGAAAAACCAAAAGGTGGAATGTTTTTATATGGAAGTTTTGAAGGAATAGACTCTTTTGCATTAGTTCAAAAATGTATAGAGAAAAAAGTTGTTTATGTTCCTGGAAATCAATTTTATATAGATAAAGTTCCAAATGGAGAAATTAGATTTAACTACACTCACTCTACTTTTGAGCAAATAGAAAAAGGTATTCAATTAATCAAAAGTTGTTTATAA
- a CDS encoding DUF5718 family protein, which translates to MKGHDSFLGTYPISYDVLSTHNRESDKLQAEPEVALICDFVYENEKVIDIIPRYFSAFNDCSLRFQDGNKLSTKKNWGINTKGISTDFIEIDNFSETGILSKYHLSSFIKRDGKIHNYGTISAVKSYSYFFTQLKDWMINKFNTQEDCGPLEELGQFMKNAKDAKGMLIAAGATAYSEFGKRNFLKKGDELFIYVYNARVYSHQNIINNIDSNTKLPECSKLYQLIV; encoded by the coding sequence ATAAAAGGTCATGATTCTTTTTTAGGAACATATCCAATTTCTTATGATGTGCTCTCTACACATAATAGAGAATCTGATAAATTACAAGCAGAACCAGAAGTTGCGTTGATTTGTGATTTTGTATATGAAAATGAAAAAGTAATAGATATTATTCCTAGATATTTTTCTGCTTTTAATGATTGCTCTCTTAGATTTCAAGATGGGAATAAATTAAGTACAAAGAAAAATTGGGGAATAAATACAAAAGGAATATCAACAGATTTTATAGAAATTGATAATTTTAGTGAAACTGGGATTTTAAGTAAATATCACCTTTCTTCTTTTATTAAAAGGGATGGTAAAATTCATAATTATGGAACAATCTCAGCTGTTAAGTCATATTCATATTTTTTTACTCAATTAAAAGATTGGATGATTAATAAGTTTAATACACAAGAAGATTGTGGACCTTTAGAAGAATTAGGTCAATTTATGAAAAATGCTAAAGATGCAAAAGGTATGCTAATAGCTGCAGGTGCGACAGCTTATAGTGAATTTGGAAAAAGAAACTTTTTAAAAAAAGGTGATGAGCTTTTTATTTATGTGTACAATGCACGGGTATATTCTCATCAAAATATCATTAATAATATAGATTCAAATACTAAACTACCTGAGTGCTCTAAGTTATATCAGCTTATTGTTTAA
- a CDS encoding IS630 family transposase yields the protein MEKVNKLEKNDARKVDSNTLQYLRDRAIKLRESGISNLETAAILGLSKITTSRWYSKYKKDGQKALKVQKTGRPKKSGKRLSDEQEEKIIRMLIDTTPEQLKFKFALWTREAVKQLILRVVDIDMPISTVGDYLAKWQFTSKKPIKRAYERKDSATKAWLEETYPQIKKEAKINNADIWWADETACVSMPSNLKGYAPIGSKIKPILTHTARKFKVNMISAITNTGKSMFALYDDSIATDNFIDFLEKVIKSNDKKVFMIVDNLRVHHAKLVKAWEEKHKDKIKLFYLPPYSPEFNPDEYLNQDYKSNVHKNGLPKNQKELKENTQNYMESLQKNPQKIANFFQHQSVKYAS from the coding sequence ATGGAAAAAGTAAATAAATTAGAAAAAAATGATGCGAGAAAAGTGGATTCAAATACATTACAGTATCTCAGAGATAGAGCAATCAAATTAAGAGAGAGTGGTATAAGTAATCTTGAAACAGCTGCAATATTAGGTTTGTCAAAAATCACAACATCAAGATGGTATAGCAAATATAAAAAAGATGGTCAAAAAGCACTTAAAGTTCAAAAAACTGGTCGTCCTAAAAAGTCTGGTAAGAGACTTAGCGATGAACAAGAGGAAAAAATCATCCGAATGCTTATAGATACAACCCCAGAACAATTAAAGTTTAAGTTTGCTTTGTGGACAAGAGAAGCTGTAAAACAGTTAATTCTAAGAGTAGTAGATATTGATATGCCAATATCAACAGTTGGAGATTATCTTGCAAAATGGCAATTTACTTCGAAAAAACCAATAAAAAGAGCTTATGAAAGAAAAGATAGTGCAACTAAAGCTTGGTTGGAAGAAACATATCCACAAATCAAAAAAGAAGCAAAAATAAATAATGCAGATATTTGGTGGGCCGATGAGACTGCTTGTGTATCAATGCCATCAAATTTAAAAGGATATGCTCCAATAGGAAGTAAAATAAAACCTATTCTTACCCATACAGCTAGAAAATTTAAAGTGAATATGATATCAGCCATTACTAATACAGGTAAATCAATGTTTGCATTGTATGATGATTCAATAGCTACAGATAATTTTATAGATTTTTTAGAAAAAGTAATAAAATCAAATGATAAAAAAGTATTTATGATAGTAGATAACCTAAGAGTACATCATGCTAAATTAGTAAAAGCTTGGGAAGAAAAGCATAAAGATAAAATCAAATTATTTTATCTTCCACCATATTCTCCAGAATTTAATCCTGATGAATATTTGAATCAAGATTATAAGAGTAATGTACATAAAAATGGATTGCCAAAAAATCAAAAAGAACTAAAAGAAAACACACAAAATTATATGGAGAGTTTACAAAAGAATCCACAAAAAATAGCTAACTTTTTTCAACATCAAAGTGTGAAATATGCTAGCTAA
- a CDS encoding FMN-binding glutamate synthase family protein, with protein sequence METWIIVLIAIGILIFAWYVHDKYVQRTHQILVNYPIIGRLRFVFQEFREPFGQYFGDEKFYESMDKLDWVYNASRDKPNYSSFSPSQPLPKPKFMLRHTNIVLNDDEVENDFSVTFGKNQEKPFITKSILGRGPMSDGSISPEGTRAFVYGAQMGGFPINSGEGGLTSNFFVTHNDYDTSYMKEVSGSSFEYKIFKLAKIFFNEPVAVDLYRKIVFRKDNQADTYVFNKKKDCFYRLNWDAPLESFPKEVPSDMPDVILQISSGLYGVRTKKGKFDIERYKKQMSFCKMTEIKIAQGAKQTGGKLIAKKVTPSIAYYRNIEANKDAFSPNRFPYANTNEELFDFIGELQKASGKPVGIKIVISDHNNIVPIAKEIKRRVELGLPYPDYISIDGGSGGTGTAPLEMMERIGMDIRDALYLVDKVLKDHGVREYVKISASGKILTPDDVIIILCLGADFVQIARGFMMSAGCIRARYCSGSGKHQCPVGLATQDIKKRKHYFVKKHSEFVKNYHNNIIKSMKSLLAVMGLKNVKELNIEKLIFLDIDSIIHDDMHELFERRILKKKKKDEPNAS encoded by the coding sequence ATGGAAACATGGATTATAGTTTTAATAGCTATAGGTATATTAATATTTGCATGGTATGTTCATGACAAATATGTACAAAGGACACATCAAATCTTGGTTAATTACCCCATTATTGGAAGATTAAGATTTGTTTTTCAAGAATTTAGAGAACCCTTTGGACAATATTTTGGAGATGAAAAATTCTATGAATCAATGGATAAACTAGACTGGGTTTACAACGCTTCAAGGGACAAACCAAACTACTCTTCTTTTTCTCCTTCTCAACCCTTACCTAAACCAAAATTTATGCTAAGACACACAAATATCGTTTTAAATGATGATGAAGTTGAAAATGATTTTTCAGTAACTTTTGGAAAAAATCAGGAAAAACCCTTTATTACAAAATCAATATTAGGAAGAGGGCCTATGAGTGATGGTTCTATTTCTCCTGAAGGTACTAGAGCTTTTGTATATGGTGCTCAAATGGGAGGATTCCCTATAAATTCAGGTGAGGGAGGTTTAACTTCAAACTTTTTTGTAACACATAATGATTATGACACAAGTTATATGAAAGAAGTTAGTGGTAGTTCTTTTGAATATAAAATATTTAAATTAGCAAAAATATTTTTTAATGAACCTGTTGCTGTTGATTTATATAGAAAAATTGTATTTAGAAAAGATAATCAAGCTGATACTTATGTTTTTAATAAAAAGAAGGATTGTTTTTACAGATTAAATTGGGATGCTCCCCTTGAATCTTTCCCAAAAGAAGTTCCCTCTGATATGCCAGATGTAATTTTACAAATTAGTTCAGGACTATATGGAGTTAGAACAAAAAAAGGAAAATTTGATATAGAACGTTATAAAAAACAGATGAGCTTTTGTAAAATGACAGAAATAAAAATCGCTCAAGGTGCAAAACAAACAGGTGGAAAACTAATAGCTAAAAAAGTTACTCCTTCTATTGCCTATTATAGAAATATTGAAGCAAATAAAGATGCTTTCTCACCAAATAGATTTCCCTATGCAAATACAAATGAAGAGTTATTTGATTTCATAGGTGAACTTCAAAAAGCATCAGGAAAACCTGTTGGTATAAAAATTGTAATATCAGATCATAATAATATTGTTCCAATTGCCAAAGAGATTAAAAGAAGAGTTGAGTTAGGTTTACCATATCCTGATTATATCTCTATTGATGGTGGAAGTGGTGGAACGGGAACGGCACCATTGGAAATGATGGAACGAATTGGTATGGATATAAGAGATGCTTTATATTTAGTTGATAAGGTATTAAAAGACCATGGTGTAAGAGAATATGTAAAAATATCTGCAAGTGGAAAAATACTAACCCCTGATGATGTAATTATAATATTATGCTTGGGAGCTGATTTCGTGCAAATTGCACGTGGATTTATGATGAGTGCTGGATGTATTCGTGCTCGTTATTGTTCAGGTTCAGGGAAACATCAATGTCCTGTTGGATTAGCTACTCAAGATATTAAAAAAAGAAAACATTATTTTGTAAAAAAACACTCAGAGTTTGTAAAAAATTATCATAACAATATTATAAAAAGTATGAAGAGTTTATTAGCAGTTATGGGTTTAAAAAATGTAAAAGAGCTAAATATTGAGAAACTTATATTTTTAGATATTGATTCTATTATTCATGATGATATGCATGAATTATTTGAAAGAAGAATATTGAAAAAAAAGAAAAAGGATGAGCCAAATGCAAGCTAA
- a CDS encoding bifunctional proline dehydrogenase/L-glutamate gamma-semialdehyde dehydrogenase: protein MKNEKEIIDSAISLAEKWQNRATQLVSKWDKEFYVKMNKMLEHPKDKALLIELMDQAFRCDSNARIADQICFLLEKHGMAHFFTTKDKTLLWLFQNFGKFLPNLAVPMFVNQIREDTKTVVIKGEEEPFNKHLKMRKEEGTRVNINLIGEVVLGEVEAAERMEKYLKALANPNIDYISIKISTIFSQIIALDFEHTVEVLVEKLSEIYAQAKKHPYISPNGTKSNKFINLDMEEYRDLAITVEVFKRTLEKPEFKDFYAGIVLQAYLPDSFNWQKDLCDWARNRVKNGGSPIKFRLVKGANMEMEETEASQKHWEMVTYTEKSDTDSNYKRMARYALEADNAPYMHIGTASHNLFELAYATTLAQANGTSDYHTLEMLEGMSEAARLAIREISKSVILYAPTASKEQFTNAIAYLVRRLDENTGPNNFIRYSFGLTVGSSDWKMQKELFIKSFENEKTSFVGAKRTQNRLEESYESSGAFSHSEYHAEADTDFVLPKNQEWARNIVKKWKFTKDTVHAITPIVIGGMDINEERMVVDAIDKSQLKDGVLAGRFANASAEDLKKAVEVARADVDGWRSLSHAQRHDALKKVAIKVRERRDDLIGVAAAEVGKVFTETDVEVSEAVDFLEFYPYSADYFAKYENLEFTGKGVGVVIPPWNFPVAIPLGGIAATLAAGNTVIIKPASVAALTAYEMCKCFWDAGISKNVLQFAPCPGALAGEHLIANKDVDFVILTGGEDTAASMLKTRPDLFLTAETGGKDATIVTNMADREQAVKNVCNSAFGNSGQKCSATSLLVLEEEVYNDENFKKALIDTASSMSVGSIWDFKNRIGTLANKVSGNLKKALESLEKNESWLLEPSYVDGNEYMLKPSIKWGVSEGNFIHMNELFGPVLAVIKANDLAHAVKIVNDTGYGLTSGIESLDEREVNYWKENLKAGNLYINRGTTGAIVLRQPFGGMGKSAIGAGRKVGIFNYITQFVDFTEKSAPKVEKKYSNSLTNFITNCKTTHANKEDFEKLEIALQSYLENYENEFSKAKDYANVRGEDNHFRYLPLKNVVIRVTSGDTIFEVVSRILAAKVSGVHFKVSLDNNALLKSFLEVSKELFSARDSLVEQSDEEFVKFIKNYDRVIYSDISKVPELVFEEARKSLTFIIRAKPMMEGRLELLNYFIEQSISHSFHRYGNIGARGIK from the coding sequence ATGAAAAATGAAAAAGAAATTATAGATTCAGCAATAAGTTTAGCTGAAAAATGGCAAAACAGAGCTACACAGCTTGTTAGTAAATGGGACAAAGAATTTTATGTAAAAATGAATAAAATGCTTGAACATCCAAAAGATAAAGCACTATTAATTGAGTTAATGGACCAAGCATTTAGATGTGATTCAAATGCTAGAATAGCTGACCAAATATGTTTTTTATTAGAAAAACATGGAATGGCACATTTCTTTACAACTAAAGATAAAACACTTTTATGGTTATTTCAAAACTTTGGAAAATTTCTTCCTAATTTAGCAGTTCCAATGTTTGTAAATCAAATAAGAGAAGATACAAAAACAGTAGTTATTAAAGGAGAAGAAGAGCCTTTTAATAAACACTTAAAAATGAGGAAAGAAGAAGGAACTAGAGTAAATATTAATTTAATTGGTGAAGTTGTTTTGGGTGAAGTTGAAGCAGCAGAGCGAATGGAAAAGTATTTAAAAGCTTTAGCTAATCCAAATATTGATTATATTTCAATCAAAATTTCTACTATTTTTTCTCAAATTATTGCTTTAGATTTTGAACATACAGTTGAAGTATTAGTAGAAAAATTAAGTGAAATTTACGCTCAAGCAAAAAAACATCCATATATTTCACCAAATGGAACAAAATCAAATAAATTTATAAATCTTGATATGGAAGAATATAGAGATTTAGCAATTACTGTTGAGGTATTTAAAAGAACGCTAGAAAAACCAGAATTCAAAGATTTCTACGCAGGAATTGTTTTACAAGCTTATTTACCAGATTCATTTAACTGGCAAAAAGATTTATGTGACTGGGCAAGAAATAGAGTTAAAAATGGTGGCTCACCTATTAAGTTCAGACTTGTAAAAGGTGCTAACATGGAAATGGAAGAAACGGAAGCTAGTCAAAAACATTGGGAAATGGTAACTTATACTGAAAAAAGTGATACTGACTCAAACTATAAAAGAATGGCTAGGTATGCACTTGAAGCAGACAATGCTCCATATATGCATATAGGAACAGCTTCTCATAATTTATTTGAACTAGCATATGCTACAACTTTAGCACAAGCTAATGGAACAAGTGATTACCATACTTTAGAGATGCTAGAGGGTATGAGTGAAGCAGCACGTTTAGCTATTAGAGAAATTTCAAAATCAGTAATTTTATATGCGCCAACAGCTTCAAAAGAGCAGTTTACAAATGCTATTGCATATTTAGTTAGAAGACTTGATGAAAATACAGGTCCAAATAACTTTATTAGATATTCATTTGGATTAACTGTTGGCTCAAGTGATTGGAAAATGCAAAAAGAGTTATTTATTAAATCTTTTGAAAATGAAAAAACATCATTTGTAGGTGCAAAACGAACTCAAAATAGATTAGAAGAATCTTATGAAAGTAGTGGTGCTTTTTCTCATAGTGAATATCATGCAGAAGCTGATACAGATTTTGTATTACCAAAAAATCAAGAATGGGCTAGAAATATTGTAAAAAAATGGAAATTTACAAAAGATACTGTTCATGCAATCACTCCAATAGTAATTGGTGGAATGGATATCAATGAAGAAAGAATGGTTGTAGATGCTATTGATAAATCTCAATTAAAAGATGGTGTTTTAGCTGGAAGATTTGCAAATGCAAGTGCTGAAGACTTAAAAAAAGCAGTTGAAGTTGCACGTGCTGATGTTGATGGTTGGAGATCATTATCTCACGCTCAAAGACATGATGCTTTAAAAAAAGTTGCTATAAAAGTGCGAGAGAGAAGAGATGATTTAATTGGAGTTGCTGCTGCTGAAGTTGGTAAAGTATTTACTGAAACTGACGTTGAAGTTTCTGAAGCTGTAGATTTCTTAGAATTCTATCCATATAGTGCAGATTATTTTGCTAAGTATGAAAACTTAGAATTTACAGGTAAGGGTGTTGGAGTTGTAATTCCACCTTGGAATTTCCCTGTTGCTATTCCTTTAGGAGGAATTGCAGCTACTTTAGCTGCGGGAAATACAGTTATTATTAAACCAGCTTCGGTTGCTGCATTAACTGCTTATGAAATGTGCAAATGTTTTTGGGATGCTGGTATTTCAAAAAATGTATTACAATTTGCACCTTGTCCTGGGGCACTTGCAGGTGAACATTTAATTGCAAATAAAGATGTAGATTTTGTAATTTTAACAGGAGGAGAAGATACAGCTGCTTCTATGTTAAAAACAAGACCAGATTTATTTTTAACTGCTGAAACAGGTGGAAAAGATGCAACAATTGTAACTAATATGGCAGATAGAGAACAAGCTGTTAAAAATGTTTGTAATAGTGCATTTGGAAATTCAGGTCAAAAATGTTCTGCAACTTCATTATTAGTTTTAGAAGAAGAAGTTTATAATGATGAAAATTTCAAAAAAGCTCTAATTGATACAGCATCTTCTATGAGTGTTGGATCTATTTGGGATTTCAAAAATAGAATTGGAACTTTAGCAAATAAAGTTTCTGGAAATCTAAAAAAAGCTCTTGAATCATTGGAAAAAAATGAATCATGGTTATTAGAGCCTTCATATGTAGATGGTAATGAATATATGCTAAAACCATCAATTAAATGGGGAGTTAGTGAAGGTAACTTTATTCATATGAATGAGTTGTTTGGACCAGTTTTAGCAGTTATTAAAGCAAATGATTTAGCTCATGCTGTAAAAATTGTAAATGATACAGGATATGGATTAACTTCAGGAATTGAATCACTTGATGAAAGAGAAGTAAATTACTGGAAAGAAAACCTAAAAGCTGGAAATCTATATATCAATAGAGGAACAACGGGAGCAATTGTACTTAGACAACCTTTTGGTGGTATGGGTAAATCTGCAATTGGTGCAGGAAGAAAAGTAGGTATTTTTAATTATATTACTCAGTTTGTTGATTTTACTGAAAAATCAGCTCCAAAAGTTGAAAAAAAATATAGTAATAGTTTAACAAACTTTATAACTAATTGTAAAACAACACATGCTAATAAAGAAGATTTTGAAAAACTTGAAATTGCACTTCAATCATATTTAGAAAATTATGAAAATGAATTTTCAAAAGCTAAAGATTATGCAAATGTAAGAGGTGAAGATAATCACTTTAGATATTTACCTTTAAAAAATGTTGTTATTAGAGTAACTTCAGGTGATACAATTTTTGAAGTTGTTTCAAGAATATTAGCAGCAAAAGTTTCAGGAGTACATTTTAAAGTATCACTTGATAATAATGCCTTACTAAAATCATTCCTAGAAGTATCAAAAGAGTTATTTTCAGCTAGAGATTCATTAGTAGAACAATCAGATGAAGAGTTTGTTAAATTTATTAAAAATTATGATAGAGTTATTTATTCTGATATCTCAAAAGTACCTGAACTTGTATTTGAAGAAGCTAGAAAATCTTTAACATTCATTATTAGAGCTAAACCTATGATGGAAGGAAGACTTGAACTTCTAAACTACTTCATTGAACAATCAATCTCTCACTCATTCCATAGATATGGAAATATTGGAGCAAGAGGTATAAAATAA
- a CDS encoding ABC transporter ATP-binding protein, which yields MVNNEILLDIRDLHVSYGAVTAIKGISLHVKKGEVVTILGANGAGKTTTLQTISGLLKAKSGNIIFDKNDITKCEAHDIVSLGMSHSPEGRRVFGTLSVEENLMMGAYTLKNHDKETLAWIYDILPRLKERRKQLSGTLSGGEQQMLAIGRAIMSKPKLLILDEPSLGLAPILIKAIFKAVKEIAQSGVTVLLVEQNAKAALKLADRAYVLEVGKITHEGTAEELLNSKTIQEAYLGKKH from the coding sequence ATGGTAAATAATGAAATATTATTAGATATACGTGATCTTCATGTATCTTATGGCGCAGTAACAGCAATTAAAGGAATTTCACTTCATGTTAAAAAAGGTGAAGTAGTTACTATTTTAGGTGCTAATGGAGCTGGTAAAACTACAACTTTACAAACTATATCTGGACTTTTAAAAGCAAAATCAGGAAATATTATTTTTGATAAAAATGATATTACTAAATGTGAAGCACACGATATTGTAAGTTTAGGGATGTCTCATTCACCTGAGGGAAGAAGAGTTTTTGGAACTTTAAGCGTTGAAGAAAATCTTATGATGGGAGCTTATACTCTAAAAAACCATGATAAAGAAACACTAGCTTGGATATATGATATTTTACCAAGATTAAAAGAAAGACGTAAACAGCTTTCAGGAACTTTAAGTGGTGGTGAGCAACAAATGCTTGCAATTGGAAGAGCTATTATGTCTAAACCAAAATTATTGATTTTGGATGAACCATCTTTAGGTTTAGCACCAATTTTAATTAAAGCAATTTTTAAAGCAGTAAAAGAGATAGCTCAAAGTGGGGTTACTGTTTTATTAGTAGAACAAAATGCAAAAGCAGCTTTAAAATTGGCTGATCGTGCTTATGTATTAGAAGTTGGAAAAATCACACATGAAGGAACAGCGGAAGAATTATTAAACTCAAAAACTATTCAAGAAGCATATTTAGGTAAAAAACATTAG